GTCACGCACGCCATCGATGCGGCCGCGGGAACGCCCTCGGGCGCCTACTCGCAGCAGTACTCGGGCGACTACTTCAACGGCGCCGACTGGCGCGTGGTGGTGCGCGACGCCCTGTCGGCGCTGGCCACCGGCGGCATTCCCGCCGACTCCGCGCGCGGCAACAGCAGCTACAACCACCCGCTCTCCGACCTCAACTCGCAGCTGAGCTTCACGCCGACGCCGGTGGGCAACCGCGGCACCTACGAGCAGATCGTCGAGGCCGGCGACGACGTCAACGGCGAGTTCATCTTCCCGCTGGGGCAGAGCGGCATGATCGAGGGAGAGCTCGTGTTGCCGGCGGTGGTCGTCGAGCTCGACTCGATCGATCCCAACGTCAGCAACTTCCAGCCGATCTGGCGCGACTGGCGCTTCCTGCCGATGCTGCACGTCTCCGAGGACCTGGCCGGCGGCTCCGAGGACGCCGACGGCGATGGAGTGTTCGACGGCTTCGAGCGCTGGTACCTCGGCGACACCGCCGCCAAAGCCACGGACAACTCCGACGAGGACGGCTCGGACCTGATCGACGAGTTCCTGCGCGGCTCCGACCCCACCGACGACGACACCGACGACGATGGCCTGCTGGACGGCCACGACGGGCTCGACCAGGATCGCCTCGGCAGCGCCTTCGCCAAGGTCAAGGGGTCGTTCAAGTTCTCCAACGACCCGGCCAAGGACTCCTTCAAGCTCGGCGGAAAGTTCGGCACCGGCTCGCTCGACTTCGACGAGTCGGCCGACACGATCTCGATCCGCATCGAGACCGAGAGCGAGGAGGTGTACTACGGCGTCACCATTCCCGCCGGCACGCTGATCGACGACGGCAGCGGCCTGAAGTTCTCGTTCAAGGATCCCACCGGTGCCATCGGCGGCCTCGGGCAGGTCTCGCTCAAGCTGAGCGACGATCCCCTCAAGACCTCGTCGCTCAAACTCAAGACCGCGGGCATCGACCTGCCCGGCAACCGCCAGAGCAAGAGAATGCTGCTGGTGGTGACGATCAACGATGCCAGCAGCGCGATCTCGCGCAACATCATCGACGAACGGCGGTGGGTCGAGGCCGGGACATCGCTGAAGACGGGCTCGGAGCCGGGAGCCTACATCTACAACTAGCGGCGGCCGGCGCCGCTGCCGCATCCGGGCCGTGCTCGCAAGGGCACGGCCCTTTTTTGTCGGCTGCTTTTCCTGTAAGCGCGCCGCATGGACGCCCGCCGGCCAGTCGTGCGCGATGCGCGCCGCGACGAAGGCGACGCGATCGCCGCGCTGCTCGCGCGTGCGTTCGCGCGCAACCCTTTCGTGCGCTGGCTGGTGCCCGATGATGATCGCTACGCGCGCGTCGGCAGCGGCCTGTTCCGCATCGGCGTGGAGCGCGAGATGGCGCACGGGATCGTGCACGTCACCGACGACCACGCCGGCGCCGCGCTGTGGCTGGCGCCCGACGCGCCGGCGCCAGGGCCGCTCGCGCAGCTTGCGCTGGCGTGGACGACGATGCGTCTGCTGGGCAGCCGCACGCCCGCCGGCATCCGCGCCACCCTGGAAATGGAGCGCAGGCGCGCCGCGCAGCAGCCCAACTGGTATCTGACGGTGCTCGGTACGATCCCGGAGCGTCAGGGCACGGGCGTCGGCACGACGCTGCTGCGCCCGATGCTGGAACGCTGCGATCGCGAGGGCATTGCCGCCTACCTCGAGTCGTCCGACCCCGACAACGTTCCGTTCTACGAGCGCTTCGGCTTCGTCGTCCTCGACGAGCTGCGCTTTCCGGGCGGACCGCGCATGCCGCTGATGCTGCGGCGGCCCTCCCGCAAAGCGCCGTAGCTCGCGCGGCGACGGCGAGCCGCCGGCGCCAGAAGGGATGCGACGTGGTTGCAAGAGCGGCGCTTGGCGTTGCCCCTGAAGGATTCGGCCGTCTTGCAACTGGGAGGCGCCGCCACCGCGCCTGCAGGAGGCGGCTGCACTGCGACGGCGCGAATCGTCGCCTCAGAACGAGACGCTGTAGCTCATGCCCGGGTTGTAGCTGCGATCCAGCACGAGCCCGACCTGATGGCGCCCGTAGCTGTAGTTGAGGAGCGAGTGCACGCGTACGCCGTCGAACAGCACGGTGGCCGACCAGCGCGGATTGAACCGCACGTTGAGGCCGCCGATGGGACGCACCCGATCATCATAGGTGCCGTAGGAAGCGCCGACGTAGGGCTCGAGCGGCAGCCGCGTCCATTCGCGCACGTTCTTGCTCACCGTCCCGTAGAACGACTGACCATGCCGCGTGCCGATGCGATCGGAGCTGGTGCCGAGCACGACGGCCGGGCGCGTTCGCGTTTCGGTGACCGCAACGAGATTGCACAAGGGACTGACCTTGCTTGCCAGCGGATTGTACTCGATGCCGACCATCAGGCGCGGGTGCAGGCGATAGGTCAGCGTGTTGCGCCACTGCGCACGGGAAATCTGATTGGGGATGACGCGGAAACCGTACGTCCATTTCGCATCATCGGTCTGTCCTGCCCCGCTCACGGCGCGGCCTTCGCCTGGTCAAACCGGTCAACTCGGGACCGACGACACCTCCGAGGAATGCGCAGCGGGCCCATGCGAGGCCCTGTGGCGCTCGCTCCTGTCGCCCGAGGAAGCGTCGGCCTGCGCCAGCATCGCATCGATCTGCGCCTCGAGCCTGGATCGGTCGACGACGCCGGGAATCACTTGGACGACGCTCCCGTCCTTGCCGATGATCA
The sequence above is drawn from the Candidatus Limnocylindrales bacterium genome and encodes:
- a CDS encoding GNAT family N-acetyltransferase, yielding MDARRPVVRDARRDEGDAIAALLARAFARNPFVRWLVPDDDRYARVGSGLFRIGVEREMAHGIVHVTDDHAGAALWLAPDAPAPGPLAQLALAWTTMRLLGSRTPAGIRATLEMERRRAAQQPNWYLTVLGTIPERQGTGVGTTLLRPMLERCDREGIAAYLESSDPDNVPFYERFGFVVLDELRFPGGPRMPLMLRRPSRKAP